From the genome of Eucalyptus grandis isolate ANBG69807.140 chromosome 2, ASM1654582v1, whole genome shotgun sequence, one region includes:
- the LOC104432774 gene encoding cytochrome P450 93B16: MTTSFEATSPFYFIAPVFVATALLFMIALKRRPNLPPSPKALPVLGHLHLLSPLIHRSFRDFAARLGPLFSLRLGSVLCVVASTPDLARELLKTHELTFSARKHNAAIDHLTYQSAFAFAPYGPYWKFIKKLSQTELLGARTLNQFLPIRTSELQHFIRVLHDKSLRRESVNVTQELVKYANNIISRMMLSIRSSGVDSQADEARTLIREVTQIFGEFNVSDFIWFCKNVDFQGYKKRFEDIHRRYDVLLEKIMRDREELRRKKKMQRAEEGGGKDEVKDFLDMMLDIYEDENSEMKLTREHIKALVLDIFTAGTDTSATSIEWALAELINNPMVLKKAREEISSVVGDQRLVNESDVKSLPYIQAIIKEALRLHPPIPMVARKSVQECHIRGYAIPKDTLLFVNIWAIARDPKVWANPLQFSPERFIEPANGNMTGVIDVKGQHFELLPFGSGRRGCPGISLAMLELPMVLAAMIQCFDWKPCDHDGGEVKAVNMDERPGLTCPRANELFCVPVSRLGPLQYLGGS, from the exons ATGACGACATCCTTCGAGGCAACTTCCCCGTTCTATTTCATCGCCCCCGTCTTCGTCGCCACCGCCCTCCTCTTCATGATCGCCCTCAAGCGGAGGCCCAATCTCCCCCCCAGCCCCAAGGCATTGCCGGTCCTcggccacctccacctcctcagCCCCCTCATCCACCGCTCCTTCCGCGACTTCGCGGCCCGCCTTGGCCCGCTGTTCAGCCTCCGCCTCGGGTCGGTACTGTGCGTTGTGGCCTCGACCCCCGACCTCGCGCGGGAGCTCCTCAAGACGCACGAGCTGACGTTCTCGGCACGCAAGCACAACGCGGCCATCGACCACCTGACCTACCAGTCGGCTTTCGCGTTCGCGCCTTACGGGCCGTACTGGAAGTTCATCAAGAAGCTGAGCCAGACCGAGCTCCTTGGGGCTCGCACCCTCAACCAGTTCCTCCCCATCCGCACCAGCGAGCTCCAGCACTTCATCAGAGTCTTGCACGATAAATCTCTACGCCGCGAGAGCGTCAACGTCACGCAAGAGCTGGTGAAGTATGCGAACAACATCATCTCTCGGATGATGCTGAGCATTCGGAGCTCGGGCGTGGACAGCCAGGCCGACGAGGCGAGGACCCTCATAAGGGAGGTCACTCAGATCTTCGGCGAATTTAACGTGTCCGACTTCATCTGGTTTTGCAAGAACGTTGATTTCCAGGGCTATAAGAAGCGGTTCGAGGACATTCACAGGAG ATACGATGTGCTGTTGGAGAAGATCATGAGAGATAGGGAGGAGctgagaaggaagaagaagatgcaaagagcggaggagggaggagggaaagaTGAAGTGAAGGATTTTCTGGACATGATGCTTGACATCTACGAGGATGAGAACTCGGAGATGAAGTTGACCCGAGAGCACATCAAGGCACTAGTTTTG GATATATTCACCGCTGGTACGGACACATCGGCCACCTCAATCGAATGGGCACTGGCTGAGCTCATCAACAATCCGATGGTGCTCAAGAAAGCAAGGGAAGAAATAAGTTCTGTCGTGGGCGATCAAAGGTTAGTAAATGAATCCGACGTGAAATCGCTGCCGTACATCCAAGCCATCATAAAGGAGGCGCTCCGTCTCCACCCTCCGATTCCGATGGTCGCCCGGAAGTCGGTCCAAGAATGCCACATCAGAGGGTACGCCATCCCAAAAGACACCTTGCTGTTTGTGAACATTTGGGCCATAGCTAGAGACCCAAAGGTGTGGGCCAATCCCCTGCAGTTCAGCCCGGAGAGGTTTATCGAGCCCGCCAACGGGAACATGACGGGGGTCATCGACGTGAAGGGCCAGCATTTTGAGTTGTTGCCTTTCGGGTCTGGTCGGAGGGGCTGTCCAGGGATTTCGCTTGCGATGCTGGAGTTGCCGATGGTGCTGGCGGCGATGATCCAGTGCTTCGATTGGAAGCCGTGCGATCACGACGGAGGGGAAGTCAAAGCAGTCAACATGGACGAACGGCCCGGATTGACCTGTCCTAGGGCGAATGAACTGTTTTGTGTGCCCGTGTCGCGTTTGGGCCCTCTACAGTACTTGGGCGGCAGCTAG
- the LOC104432775 gene encoding protein SODIUM POTASSIUM ROOT DEFECTIVE 3: MYTPKREKMKKMDLFCASPASTAICTSLEQRSMVRHGTTRPIDRHSHHHHHHHHQLRDRRKHHLITGHVPCSSHQLPFTPRPYSEKPRKSTCSSSTKLITSSDHHEYFRRRSSADVYDLASGTPYGSARYLLSDKPFVDWVSESGRVSSALVPVPQVDNKTKCQVGSNNSPSLKASYSARSSDQVVVLRVSLHCKGCESKVRRHLSKMEGVTSFSIDMETKKVTVKGDVTPSGVLTSVSRVKNAELWPSSTASSSPS, encoded by the exons ATGTACACacccaagagagaaaaaatgaagaaaatggatcTCTTCTGTGCATCGCCAGCGTCCACTGCGATATGCACGAGCTTGGAACAACGTTCGATGGTCCGACACGGAACCACTAGGCCCATCGACCGCCAcagccaccatcaccaccaccaccaccaccagcttcGAGATCGCCGGAAACACCACCTGATCACCGGACACGTCCCTTGTTCCTCCCACCAACTGCCCTTCACCCCCAGGCCTTACTCCGAAAAGCCTAGGAAGAGCACTTGCTCGTCGTCCACGAAGCTAATCACCAGTAGCGATCACCACGAGTACTTCCGCAGGAGAAGCTCGGCTGACGTTTATGACCTTGCGAGTGGCACCCCTTATGGTTCGGCCAGGTATTTACTGAGCGACAAGCCCTTCGTCGACTGGGTTTccgagtcgggtcgggtctcGTCCGCGTTGGTACCCGTTCCACAGGTCGATAACAAAACAAAGTGCCAGGTCGGGTCCAATAATTCTCCATCGCTCAAAGCCTCTTATTCGGCTCGCTCTTCCGACCAG GTTGTGGTTTTGAGAGTGTCACTGCACTGCAAAGGATGTGAGAGCAAAGTGAGGAGACACTTGTCAAAAATGGAAG GAGTGACGTCGTTCAGCATCGACATGGAGACGAAGAAAGTGACGGTGAAAGGAGATGTGACACCTTCAGGTGTTCTGACGAGCGTTTCTCGGGTGAAGAATGCTGAGCTTTGGCCATCTTCAACAGCCTCTTCTTCGCCTTCATGA